A part of Desulfofundulus salinus genomic DNA contains:
- a CDS encoding energy-coupling factor ABC transporter permease, producing MHIPDGFLDPKIWVGASALSAGALAAAVSNTRKVLEDRQVPALGVMAAFIFAAQMINFPVAGGTSGHLLGGALAAILLGPWSAGLILTTVLVIQMLFFYDGGLTALGANVLNMAVIAPWVAYGTYRLVGGLFKGNAGRTAATFLAAWLSVMAAALACSLEIAFSGTVPLAVVLPAMLGWHALIGIGEGLITVVVVSFVSRLWGLEQSGQKSFAGGEQL from the coding sequence GTGCATATTCCCGACGGATTTTTGGATCCCAAGATCTGGGTGGGGGCCAGTGCGCTTAGCGCCGGGGCTTTGGCTGCGGCGGTTTCGAACACCAGGAAAGTGCTGGAGGACCGGCAGGTGCCGGCCCTGGGAGTGATGGCGGCCTTTATCTTTGCCGCCCAGATGATTAATTTCCCGGTGGCCGGCGGCACCTCGGGCCACCTTTTGGGAGGAGCCCTGGCTGCAATTCTGCTGGGTCCATGGAGTGCCGGCTTGATTTTGACCACGGTACTGGTTATTCAAATGCTTTTCTTTTACGACGGCGGCCTGACCGCCCTGGGGGCGAACGTATTGAATATGGCGGTAATCGCTCCGTGGGTGGCTTATGGTACTTACCGGCTGGTGGGCGGCCTGTTCAAGGGTAATGCCGGCCGCACTGCAGCTACCTTCCTGGCGGCCTGGCTGTCGGTAATGGCTGCGGCACTGGCATGCAGCCTGGAAATTGCCTTCTCCGGTACTGTACCCCTGGCAGTGGTCCTGCCGGCCATGCTGGGGTGGCACGCTCTGATCGGTATCGGCGAGGGTCTGATTACCGTGGTGGTGGTTTCCTTCGTTTCCCGGTTGTGGGGGCTGGAGCAGTCCGGGCAGAAGAGTTTTGCGGGAGGTGAGCAGTTATGA
- a CDS encoding ATP-binding cassette domain-containing protein, which yields MAAVIEVEDLHYTYRDGTRALQGLSLSIPEGSRVALLGPNGAGKSTLLLHLNGLYLPQRGKVRIMGQEVNARTAREIKSRVGLVFQDPDDQVFSSTVGEDVAFGPVNMGLSATEVERRVQEALAAVQMEAYRDKPPYHLSYGQKKRVAIAGVLAMGPEIIVLDEPMAYLDPQGKDTLLDILDRLHRRGATILVATHDVDMAASWADRVIIIKNGRTLAQGDPSLLVREDIIRQANLRFPLVAQIFRSLPELQLKTVPYTVEQAAALLKDILAGHRV from the coding sequence TTGGCTGCTGTCATTGAAGTAGAGGACCTGCACTATACCTACCGGGACGGCACCAGGGCCCTGCAGGGCCTTTCCCTTTCTATACCCGAAGGAAGCCGGGTGGCCCTTTTGGGGCCCAATGGAGCGGGTAAGTCCACCCTCTTGCTGCATTTAAACGGCCTTTACCTGCCCCAGCGGGGAAAGGTGCGGATCATGGGGCAGGAGGTCAACGCCCGCACGGCCAGGGAGATCAAAAGCCGGGTGGGCCTGGTGTTTCAGGATCCCGATGATCAGGTTTTTTCTTCCACCGTAGGGGAGGACGTGGCCTTCGGCCCGGTGAATATGGGCCTGTCCGCCACAGAGGTCGAACGGCGGGTGCAGGAGGCCCTGGCGGCAGTGCAGATGGAAGCATACCGGGACAAACCGCCTTACCACCTCAGCTACGGGCAGAAAAAGCGGGTGGCTATCGCCGGGGTTCTGGCCATGGGGCCGGAAATTATCGTCCTGGACGAGCCCATGGCCTACCTTGATCCCCAGGGCAAGGATACATTGCTGGATATTCTGGACCGGTTGCACCGCCGGGGTGCCACCATCCTGGTGGCCACCCACGACGTGGATATGGCGGCCAGCTGGGCGGACCGGGTGATTATCATAAAAAACGGCCGCACCCTGGCCCAGGGTGACCCGTCATTGCTGGTCCGGGAGGATATAATCCGCCAGGCCAACCTGCGCTTCCCCCTGGTGGCGCAAATTTTTCGCTCCCTGCCCGAATTGCAGCTCAAAACCGTGCCCTATACGGTGGAACAGGCGGCAGCCTTACTGAAAGATATTTTGGCAGGACACCGGGTCTAA
- a CDS encoding PDGLE domain-containing protein, translating into MNRKNLIWGLLVALAIAAFLSPFASPSPDGLERVAEDKGFLHLAEGKELIHALMPDYVFPGIASEGLATSLAGLVGTLLVFGAMYLVSRVFVRPKGNAGKGRS; encoded by the coding sequence ATGAACAGGAAGAATTTAATCTGGGGCCTTCTGGTTGCCCTGGCCATTGCCGCCTTTCTTTCTCCCTTTGCCTCTCCCAGCCCGGACGGGTTGGAGCGGGTGGCCGAGGACAAGGGATTCCTGCACCTGGCCGAGGGGAAAGAACTGATCCATGCCCTGATGCCCGACTACGTTTTTCCCGGCATTGCCAGTGAAGGCCTGGCCACTTCCCTGGCCGGCCTGGTGGGCACACTGCTGGTGTTTGGGGCCATGTATCTTGTGAGCCGGGTTTTTGTCCGGCCGAAGGGAAATGCCGGGAAGGGGCGTTCCTGA
- a CDS encoding MBL fold metallo-hydrolase: MLPLHRIVVPTPYAVGPVNAYLIASRPYTLVDPGPDTGEAREVLQKELNRLGVPLAEIERILLTHFHSDHSGLAHWIHSLTGAKIYIHPYDLKKLSGKNDFIEERMPFIQEAGTPAEIIAEVLKDGDKLPRPFVPPGGAITTTDGVEIPFERGSLKALHLPGHATGHLCFYDPAGKSLISGDFLLPRITPNPFLEPDPVHPDRRAPSLRHYLQGLDRLTSMDIRRVWPGHGEVIDDYRQVVAMVREQHQARFDALVDLLRKYGRRTAFELSRLLYPDLKGFNIFLGLSEVQAHLDVLVEEGRVKVEKKDGVAYYFLVNI; encoded by the coding sequence TTGTTACCGTTACACAGGATAGTGGTGCCCACCCCTTACGCGGTGGGACCGGTCAATGCCTATCTCATCGCTTCACGACCCTATACCCTGGTGGACCCGGGGCCCGATACCGGCGAGGCCAGGGAAGTATTGCAGAAAGAACTGAACCGTTTGGGTGTTCCCCTGGCCGAAATTGAACGGATTCTGCTGACCCATTTCCATTCCGATCACAGCGGCCTGGCCCACTGGATACACTCCCTGACGGGGGCAAAGATATATATTCATCCCTATGATTTGAAGAAACTGAGCGGCAAAAACGATTTTATCGAGGAGAGGATGCCCTTTATCCAGGAAGCCGGTACCCCGGCGGAGATCATAGCGGAAGTTCTCAAGGACGGGGATAAGCTCCCCAGGCCCTTTGTGCCGCCCGGGGGTGCTATAACCACGACCGACGGAGTGGAAATACCCTTCGAGCGGGGGAGCTTAAAGGCGCTCCATTTACCCGGCCATGCCACCGGCCACCTTTGTTTTTATGACCCGGCGGGAAAGAGCCTTATTTCCGGGGACTTTTTGCTGCCCCGCATTACCCCTAACCCATTTCTGGAGCCCGATCCGGTTCACCCCGATCGCCGGGCACCCAGCCTGCGCCACTACCTGCAGGGGCTGGACAGGCTGACGTCCATGGACATAAGGCGGGTCTGGCCGGGGCACGGGGAAGTCATAGACGACTACCGGCAGGTGGTGGCCATGGTGCGGGAACAGCACCAGGCCCGTTTTGACGCCCTGGTGGATCTGTTACGGAAGTACGGGCGGCGCACCGCCTTTGAGCTTTCCCGGCTCCTGTATCCCGATTTAAAAGGGTTCAACATCTTTTTGGGACTTTCAGAAGTCCAGGCCCACCTGGACGTACTGGTGGAAGAAGGCCGGGTGAAAGTAGAGAAGAAGGACGGCGTGGCGTATTATTTCCTCGTAAATATTTAG
- a CDS encoding Mur ligase family protein — translation MAFHLRLILAILVAKVIMWLVRLLGRGKGSSLPGMVALKICPGILGCLARQARRGVVMVTGTNGKTTTNNMIARVVREAGYRVVVNTEGANLITGVTTAFLKAASLLGQVDCDYALLEVDEASFPRVTRQVHPSIVVITNFFRDQLDRYGELDKTISLIREALVQLPGTRLVLNADDPLVAPLAASTGKEAFYYGLGEHRQVTSLSAAAREGRFCPHCGRELFYAYYHYSQLGNYRCPGCGFSRPFADVEGTEVSQGDHRVSVRLRSPAGYYELVIPVPGLYNLYNGLAAFSAGLSLGVEPEVIIRALAGYTPATGRMERFRYRDKPVLLNLVKNPTGFNEGLGALLSLPGPVDVLIAINDNDADGRDISWLWDVDFEVLEEHHHRLNSLVCTGQRGAEMAVRLKYAGVPLDRIVVENMHRAVEHVLNGSGTTAYLLATYTALWPLERILSGYAKRESRVESLPSVS, via the coding sequence TTGGCTTTTCACTTGCGTCTGATCCTTGCCATACTGGTTGCTAAAGTAATCATGTGGCTTGTTCGCCTGCTGGGACGGGGTAAAGGCTCCTCCCTGCCCGGTATGGTGGCCTTGAAAATCTGTCCCGGCATCCTGGGCTGCCTGGCCCGGCAGGCCCGCCGGGGCGTGGTCATGGTCACCGGCACCAACGGCAAGACCACCACGAACAACATGATTGCCCGGGTGGTCAGGGAGGCCGGTTACCGGGTGGTGGTCAACACCGAGGGGGCCAACCTGATTACCGGCGTTACCACCGCTTTTTTAAAGGCCGCATCTCTTTTAGGCCAGGTGGACTGCGACTACGCCCTCCTGGAGGTGGACGAGGCCTCTTTTCCGCGGGTTACCCGCCAGGTACATCCAAGCATAGTGGTGATCACCAACTTTTTCCGGGACCAGCTGGATCGCTACGGGGAACTGGACAAAACCATATCCCTCATCCGTGAAGCCCTGGTTCAGTTGCCGGGGACCAGGCTGGTGTTAAATGCCGATGACCCCCTGGTAGCCCCTCTGGCTGCCTCCACCGGGAAAGAGGCATTTTATTATGGCCTGGGGGAACACCGGCAGGTGACTTCCCTTTCCGCCGCCGCCCGGGAAGGGCGCTTCTGCCCCCATTGCGGGCGGGAGCTATTCTATGCCTACTATCATTACAGCCAGCTGGGTAATTACCGTTGTCCCGGCTGCGGCTTTTCCCGGCCTTTCGCCGATGTGGAGGGAACGGAGGTTTCCCAGGGAGATCACAGGGTAAGTGTCCGCCTGCGTTCACCCGCCGGCTACTATGAACTGGTTATTCCCGTGCCCGGGTTGTATAACCTCTACAACGGCCTGGCGGCTTTTTCGGCCGGCCTTTCCCTGGGCGTGGAGCCGGAAGTGATAATCCGCGCCCTGGCGGGTTACACCCCGGCCACCGGCCGCATGGAAAGATTCCGCTACCGGGATAAGCCGGTGCTCTTAAACCTGGTCAAAAACCCCACCGGGTTTAACGAAGGGTTGGGCGCTTTGCTGTCCCTCCCCGGCCCGGTGGATGTGCTCATTGCCATCAATGACAACGATGCCGACGGCCGGGACATCTCCTGGTTGTGGGACGTGGACTTTGAGGTTCTGGAGGAGCACCACCACCGTTTGAACTCCCTGGTCTGTACCGGGCAAAGGGGAGCGGAAATGGCCGTCAGGCTGAAATATGCCGGGGTGCCCCTTGACAGGATTGTGGTCGAGAATATGCACCGGGCCGTAGAACACGTTTTAAATGGTTCCGGCACCACGGCCTATCTTTTGGCTACCTATACGGCCCTGTGGCCCCTGGAAAGGATTTTAAGTGGTTATGCAAAGAGGGAAAGTCGTGTTGAAAGTCTGCCATCTGTATCCTGA
- a CDS encoding SbcC/MukB-like Walker B domain-containing protein has translation MRPVELRLAGLHSYRQEEVVDFNALCERGIFGIFGPTGSGKSTILDAVTLALFGEVKRASRGREGIINQQSEQARVAFTFEVGRGEGRCRYRVERVLRKSGDFGAHTRECRLVRIDPDGERVLADGADQVKTEVQGLLGLTADDFTRAVVLPQGRFAEFLALRPADRNQMLERIFELDRFGEQLKRRVGDAGAKVQAGLDRVEAEQRGLGDCSPQALERARQALEKNQAARREAERNLQAIRRRLEEAREIRQAQEQRANLQRRLQELQAAEAQVRWTEERLERAARAETLRGLLEEYGRLEKDLEKRREGLRALQEELHRQEEGARAAEEEAGRVRRQWEERGPALLRQQARLEQAREQEKELDTWLEQQARDQKQLDRWELAGQDLGKQQEELASRLALGEQRLAELQKLREQFQVTLEEVEQARCALDLYRELSRLGREIKKMEGEREEAGRELAALQQRETELAREVQGLERELKRHEEGLEHLQGNPPVPEGYLEKRAGEIQDLRHRIEALQELAARYQKLQEEHRQVRERLESLERQREVWRQKAAILQQALDEAGKALERARRELEEARHRNMAAALARTLEAGRACPVCGSPHHPSPASPAGTELTPYEEAVEAAEEEQARRRDEWQECEKKIVQLETEIASLKLREEQLAEEKEQVGAEGKRLRGELPAEWQGVPVQDLPVRLQRAEQAYQEQQRAWRDWQQHLKEALDRKEELRRRLDEQRPALARLQSDRAGLARQIDVLCRHLGEKGAEQQTVREKLRLLLEVLGLADPDQVPGYWDALKEKQQKHRRCQDEITGLEAELKDLAGRLQQLKDDLRDLVVQKGALKATLAGRAEQIRRLQAELHELTGGLRVQEALEQVQKELSLLQGAVARAEEENQKAAEAFQRVRLELKGEEQTCAALQERLEDLCRRLERLARENHFAGPAEAKDALLDPQEREELTSQVKKHRQEEQVLLKGLQEVEARLKGMRVDEEEWHRLQEELRAAEEALGMAQQQEGAAGVLLQKLQENQQRWAVLEGERQQLVRRAALLRELEGLLRGRALVEFLARRRLENLVTLATERLGRLTGYRYALELDGQGGFILRDEGNGGLKRPVSTLSGGETFLVSLALALALSDQIQRRGRAPLEFFFLDEGFGSLDEQCLEAVMDTLERLPLERVAIGLISHLPQLKSRLPRRLVVEPARPGGPGSRVRLELA, from the coding sequence TTGAGGCCGGTTGAGCTGCGCCTGGCCGGGTTGCACAGTTACCGCCAGGAAGAGGTGGTGGACTTCAACGCTCTGTGCGAGCGGGGGATTTTCGGCATTTTCGGTCCCACCGGGAGCGGCAAGTCCACCATCCTGGATGCGGTTACCCTGGCCCTCTTCGGGGAGGTGAAGCGGGCCAGCCGGGGCAGGGAGGGAATCATCAACCAGCAGAGCGAACAGGCCCGGGTGGCATTCACCTTTGAAGTGGGCCGGGGTGAGGGGCGGTGCCGCTACCGGGTGGAGCGGGTGCTGCGCAAAAGCGGCGATTTTGGCGCCCATACCCGGGAATGCCGGCTGGTGCGCATTGACCCGGATGGGGAAAGGGTACTGGCGGATGGAGCCGACCAGGTGAAAACAGAGGTTCAAGGGCTGCTGGGGCTCACCGCGGACGACTTCACCCGGGCGGTGGTCCTGCCCCAGGGCCGCTTTGCCGAGTTTCTGGCCCTGCGGCCGGCGGACCGGAATCAGATGCTGGAGCGCATTTTTGAACTCGACCGGTTCGGCGAGCAGTTAAAGAGACGGGTAGGCGATGCCGGGGCCAAAGTGCAGGCAGGCCTGGACAGAGTAGAGGCGGAGCAGAGGGGTCTGGGCGACTGTTCACCCCAGGCCCTGGAGAGGGCCCGTCAGGCTCTGGAAAAGAACCAGGCGGCCCGCCGGGAGGCGGAACGAAACCTGCAGGCGATCCGCAGGCGCCTGGAGGAGGCCCGCGAGATCCGCCAGGCCCAGGAACAGCGGGCCAACCTGCAGCGCCGGTTGCAGGAACTCCAGGCGGCGGAAGCGCAGGTACGCTGGACCGAGGAACGCCTGGAGCGGGCGGCCCGGGCCGAAACCCTGCGCGGATTGCTGGAAGAGTACGGGCGCCTGGAAAAAGACCTGGAGAAGCGCCGGGAAGGACTGCGGGCGTTACAGGAAGAACTGCACAGGCAGGAGGAAGGGGCCCGGGCGGCGGAGGAAGAGGCCGGGCGGGTGCGGCGGCAGTGGGAGGAAAGGGGGCCGGCCCTTTTAAGGCAACAGGCGCGGCTGGAACAGGCCCGGGAGCAGGAAAAGGAGCTGGACACCTGGCTGGAGCAGCAAGCCAGGGATCAAAAACAATTGGACCGGTGGGAGCTGGCCGGGCAGGACCTGGGGAAGCAGCAGGAAGAACTTGCTTCCCGGCTGGCCCTGGGGGAGCAGCGGCTGGCCGAACTGCAGAAACTGCGGGAACAGTTCCAGGTTACCCTGGAGGAGGTCGAGCAGGCTCGCTGTGCCCTGGACCTGTACCGGGAGCTGTCCCGTCTGGGCCGGGAAATAAAAAAGATGGAGGGGGAGCGGGAAGAAGCGGGTCGCGAGCTTGCCGCGTTGCAGCAGCGGGAGACGGAACTGGCCCGGGAAGTGCAGGGGCTGGAACGTGAGCTGAAGCGGCATGAAGAAGGTTTGGAGCACCTGCAGGGAAACCCGCCCGTACCGGAGGGGTACCTGGAAAAGCGGGCTGGTGAAATACAGGACCTCAGGCACCGGATCGAGGCGCTGCAGGAACTGGCCGCCCGGTACCAGAAGCTCCAGGAGGAACACCGGCAGGTCAGGGAGCGGCTGGAATCGCTCGAGCGCCAGCGGGAAGTCTGGAGGCAGAAGGCGGCAATTCTGCAGCAGGCCCTGGATGAGGCAGGTAAGGCCCTGGAACGGGCCCGGCGGGAACTGGAGGAAGCCCGGCACAGGAATATGGCCGCCGCCCTGGCCCGGACGCTGGAGGCGGGGCGGGCCTGTCCGGTCTGCGGCTCGCCTCACCACCCCTCGCCCGCCTCCCCTGCGGGGACGGAACTCACCCCCTATGAGGAGGCGGTGGAAGCCGCAGAGGAGGAGCAGGCGCGGCGGCGGGATGAGTGGCAGGAGTGTGAAAAGAAAATCGTCCAGCTGGAAACGGAGATTGCGTCGTTAAAGCTCCGGGAGGAGCAGCTGGCGGAAGAAAAGGAGCAGGTTGGGGCGGAGGGCAAACGTTTGCGGGGTGAGCTGCCGGCAGAATGGCAGGGGGTGCCGGTGCAGGATCTCCCGGTCCGGCTGCAAAGGGCGGAGCAGGCATATCAGGAGCAGCAGCGGGCCTGGCGCGACTGGCAGCAGCACTTAAAAGAAGCCCTGGACCGGAAAGAGGAACTGCGCCGCCGGCTGGATGAGCAGAGGCCCGCCCTCGCCCGCCTGCAGTCCGACCGGGCAGGCCTGGCCCGGCAGATCGACGTCCTCTGCCGGCACCTGGGGGAAAAAGGGGCGGAGCAGCAGACGGTCAGGGAAAAACTCCGGCTGCTTCTGGAGGTGCTGGGCCTGGCGGACCCGGACCAGGTCCCGGGGTACTGGGATGCTTTAAAGGAAAAGCAGCAAAAACACCGGCGCTGCCAGGACGAGATAACAGGGCTGGAGGCGGAGTTGAAAGATCTGGCCGGGCGACTTCAGCAGCTCAAAGATGACCTGCGGGATCTGGTGGTTCAAAAGGGGGCCCTGAAAGCCACCCTGGCGGGCAGGGCAGAACAGATCCGGCGGCTCCAGGCGGAGTTGCACGAACTTACCGGCGGTTTGCGGGTGCAGGAGGCCCTGGAGCAGGTGCAGAAAGAGCTGTCCCTGCTGCAGGGGGCGGTGGCCCGGGCGGAGGAAGAAAACCAGAAGGCAGCTGAGGCCTTCCAGCGGGTCCGGCTGGAACTGAAGGGCGAAGAACAGACCTGTGCCGCCCTGCAGGAGCGGCTGGAGGACCTGTGCCGGCGTCTGGAACGGTTGGCACGGGAGAACCATTTCGCCGGTCCCGCCGAGGCTAAAGACGCCCTGCTGGACCCGCAGGAGCGGGAGGAATTAACCAGTCAGGTGAAGAAACACCGCCAGGAGGAACAGGTGCTGCTGAAGGGGCTGCAGGAAGTGGAGGCCCGCCTGAAAGGCATGCGTGTGGACGAGGAAGAGTGGCATCGGCTGCAGGAAGAGTTACGGGCCGCGGAAGAAGCCCTGGGTATGGCCCAGCAGCAGGAAGGGGCGGCGGGGGTGCTGCTGCAAAAGCTGCAGGAAAACCAGCAGCGGTGGGCTGTCCTGGAAGGGGAGCGGCAGCAGCTGGTCCGGCGCGCTGCACTCCTGCGGGAGCTGGAAGGGCTTCTGCGGGGCAGGGCGCTGGTGGAGTTTCTGGCCCGCCGGCGGCTGGAGAACCTGGTTACCCTGGCCACAGAGCGGCTGGGCCGGCTCACCGGCTACCGCTATGCTCTGGAACTGGACGGGCAGGGAGGGTTCATTCTCCGGGACGAGGGTAACGGCGGCCTTAAACGGCCTGTTTCCACCCTTTCGGGCGGGGAAACCTTCCTGGTTTCCCTGGCCCTGGCCCTGGCCCTGTCGGACCAGATTCAACGGCGGGGCCGGGCTCCCCTGGAGTTCTTTTTCCTGGATGAGGGTTTCGGTTCCCTGGACGAGCAGTGCCTGGAGGCGGTGATGGATACCCTGGAGCGCCTGCCCCTGGAACGGGTGGCCATCGGACTGATCAGCCACCTGCCCCAGTTGAAAAGCCGCCTGCCCCGCCGCCTGGTAGTCGAGCCGGCCCGGCCCGGGGGCCCGGGCAGCCGGGTCCGCCTGGAACTGGCGTGA
- the cbiQ gene encoding cobalt ECF transporter T component CbiQ, whose protein sequence is MEAAACPERQAYYHMVFFCEFLWGWKGSVDVSQVMDHFLQPGGHSGSFMHRLDPRVKVVAVVGFIALSTMLTSRTCLALAAGFLLVLTAAARLHLRQLVSRLLWLLPFAGVMIFLFPFIIPGEPFWRWEWGILTLTATREGWQHALMLSLRVFAAVLAVNFLMATTGLRHVLEALSFFRVPAVFIQLIEFSIRYIYVVGDELRRMNTARTARGFVPGRHLFHRHTFRTLGQTIAVLFIRSWERGERIYHAMLARGYSGENRKRVLPPPGGWDLAWGAFILSVAIGLRLFELGGHIWLLSLK, encoded by the coding sequence ATGGAGGCAGCGGCCTGCCCGGAAAGACAGGCGTATTACCACATGGTCTTTTTCTGTGAGTTTCTGTGGGGCTGGAAGGGAAGTGTTGACGTGTCACAGGTGATGGACCATTTTCTTCAACCCGGCGGGCACTCCGGGTCGTTCATGCACAGGCTGGATCCCCGGGTCAAGGTGGTGGCGGTGGTGGGCTTTATTGCCCTGTCGACCATGCTTACCTCCCGGACATGTCTGGCTCTGGCGGCGGGCTTTCTGCTGGTGCTTACGGCAGCGGCCCGTCTGCACCTGCGTCAACTGGTCAGTCGCCTGTTGTGGTTGCTGCCCTTTGCTGGCGTAATGATTTTCCTGTTCCCCTTCATCATCCCGGGTGAGCCCTTCTGGCGCTGGGAGTGGGGAATACTAACCTTAACCGCTACCAGGGAAGGGTGGCAGCACGCCCTTATGCTTTCCCTGCGGGTTTTTGCTGCGGTTTTAGCCGTAAATTTCCTGATGGCCACAACCGGCCTGCGCCATGTGCTGGAAGCGCTATCCTTCTTTCGGGTACCGGCTGTTTTCATCCAGTTGATAGAGTTTAGCATCCGCTATATATATGTGGTAGGCGATGAGCTGCGGCGGATGAACACCGCACGCACGGCCCGGGGGTTTGTGCCGGGCAGGCATCTTTTCCACCGGCACACCTTTCGCACCCTGGGGCAAACCATAGCGGTCCTGTTTATCCGGTCCTGGGAACGGGGGGAGAGGATTTATCACGCCATGCTGGCCCGCGGCTATTCCGGGGAGAACCGCAAAAGGGTGCTTCCTCCTCCCGGAGGGTGGGATCTGGCGTGGGGTGCTTTCATCCTGTCCGTGGCCATAGGATTGCGTCTTTTTGAACTGGGGGGACATATTTGGCTGCTGTCATTGAAGTAG
- a CDS encoding exonuclease SbcCD subunit D, which produces MDKALRILHTSDWHLGKTIGGHRRWDEQEQFIEEIALLARDEGVHLVLLAGDVFDTENPPARAEELYFDALSRLAVDGRQVVVIAGNHDQPERLAAPVPLAARQGVYILGRPGDVPPLGPGVLESGPSCLVLQGPGWPCPAVILALPYPSEARLGELLTPSLEEAVERQAAYSRRVAAFLKQLAGSCRPGAVNLAVSHLYMYGGQISDSERTLSLGGAYSVDPGAFPREVQYVALGHLHRPQEVVGAPVPCRYSGSPLAYSFSETGQAKGVVLVEAFPGRPVHFREITLNSGRPLVRWRATGGYEEVLAWCRAGRDERAWIDLEVHAAAPLTREQVEQLREMRPGIIDIRTVLPDQEGESAGTPDVDALPLDELFKLFYRQQTGGGEPHTDLVHIFLELVEATAGERGDEVEAG; this is translated from the coding sequence TTGGATAAGGCCCTGCGCATATTACATACCTCGGACTGGCACCTGGGGAAAACCATTGGCGGCCACCGGCGCTGGGATGAGCAGGAGCAGTTTATCGAGGAGATCGCCCTTCTGGCCAGGGACGAGGGGGTGCACCTGGTTTTGCTGGCCGGGGACGTCTTCGACACCGAAAACCCCCCGGCCAGGGCCGAGGAACTGTACTTTGACGCCCTTTCCCGACTGGCAGTGGACGGGCGGCAGGTGGTGGTGATCGCGGGCAATCACGACCAGCCCGAGCGCCTGGCTGCACCGGTACCCCTGGCGGCCCGCCAGGGAGTGTATATCCTGGGCCGCCCGGGAGATGTGCCGCCTTTGGGGCCGGGCGTGCTGGAATCCGGCCCCTCCTGCCTGGTGCTCCAGGGGCCCGGCTGGCCCTGCCCGGCGGTGATTCTGGCCCTGCCCTACCCGTCCGAGGCCCGGCTGGGTGAGTTGCTCACCCCATCCCTGGAGGAAGCGGTGGAGCGCCAGGCGGCTTATTCCCGGCGGGTAGCGGCCTTCTTAAAGCAACTGGCCGGTTCCTGCCGCCCGGGGGCGGTAAACCTGGCCGTCAGTCACCTTTATATGTACGGCGGGCAGATCAGTGACTCCGAGCGCACCCTGTCCCTGGGTGGGGCCTACAGCGTGGATCCGGGTGCCTTTCCGCGGGAGGTACAGTACGTGGCCCTGGGGCACCTGCACCGGCCCCAGGAAGTGGTTGGTGCACCCGTCCCCTGCCGGTACAGCGGTTCGCCCCTGGCCTACAGCTTTTCCGAGACCGGCCAGGCCAAAGGCGTCGTCCTGGTGGAGGCCTTCCCGGGCCGGCCGGTGCATTTCCGGGAAATAACCCTGAACTCCGGCCGGCCCCTGGTGCGCTGGCGGGCCACCGGGGGGTACGAGGAAGTACTGGCCTGGTGCCGGGCCGGGCGGGATGAGCGGGCCTGGATTGACCTGGAAGTCCACGCGGCAGCTCCCCTTACCCGGGAACAGGTGGAGCAGCTGCGGGAGATGCGGCCGGGGATCATCGACATCAGGACGGTCCTGCCGGATCAGGAAGGGGAGTCTGCCGGAACCCCGGATGTGGACGCTCTGCCCCTGGACGAGCTTTTTAAGCTTTTTTACCGCCAGCAGACCGGGGGCGGCGAGCCGCACACCGATCTGGTGCATATTTTCCTGGAACTGGTGGAAGCCACGGCAGGGGAAAGGGGGGACGAAGTTGAGGCCGGTTGA